One part of the Bacteroidota bacterium genome encodes these proteins:
- a CDS encoding DUF4468 domain-containing protein, whose amino-acid sequence MKIFKSTFIAFTIFLPFLASSQEVNQAPKLPMDEKGEKINYTGVIEVKGTTPGTLYERALLWANTFYKNPTDVIREKDSTAGKMVCKARFKVMNPADKKGLATDAGNVMYTLTLQFKEGRYRYELTDFNWKQQSYYACERWMDKTKASYEPKFDYYLQQVNSTAVEVLKSLEKSISTAPSAKTDDW is encoded by the coding sequence ATGAAAATATTTAAATCCACCTTCATTGCATTTACCATTTTTCTACCTTTTCTTGCCTCATCACAAGAAGTCAATCAGGCACCTAAGCTGCCCATGGATGAAAAGGGTGAGAAAATTAATTATACCGGAGTTATTGAAGTGAAGGGCACTACTCCTGGAACTCTTTACGAACGCGCATTGCTATGGGCAAATACTTTTTACAAAAACCCAACGGATGTTATAAGAGAAAAGGATTCTACAGCCGGAAAAATGGTTTGTAAAGCGCGATTCAAAGTAATGAATCCTGCCGACAAAAAAGGATTAGCTACTGATGCCGGCAACGTGATGTATACCCTCACCTTGCAATTTAAGGAAGGGCGTTACCGTTACGAACTCACGGATTTTAACTGGAAACAGCAGTCGTATTACGCTTGTGAGCGATGGATGGATAAAACCAAAGCTTCCTATGAACCGAAGTTTGACTATTATTTGCAACAGGTGAACAGCACTGCCGTTGAGGTATTAAAGAGTCTTGAGAAAAGTATTTCCACAGCACCTTCTGCAAAAACTGACGATTGGTAA
- a CDS encoding LysM peptidoglycan-binding domain-containing protein has protein sequence MRLQKKGNRKASLNKYVVMFCCGFLLSGFTSSANGPDTLPHIPTFSFPLDTITGLVANEREIRAGLLYDVERGKVVWEKDMDYAYPIASLTKMMVCLLAIEDINAGTVCLDDHITVTRTYRKKIRRRRYTTYTVEERYTLDDLLKMALVASHNESTVWIAKHCSGDLQTFVERMNRRSMELGMTKTQYSNPSGLPAIIRELDNSSSPRDQLILSLELLKHPKLVDISSIPYANIYNGKGNINFRNHNGLVITYGLEVDGLKTGYTKAAGFCLAATAKRGEHRLISIVFGCKSPWIRNGIVASMMNTYYESIKLGRLGESVPDTQIARAFLDSVNQGIARIEPNIEQKIPENSSDENYAYTYKTVTQKIKKPHTVRSGESLGKIAERYNVSVNELKKWNGLRGTVIRKGQRIYVYSTVKKRIPIKLVVDPEESIADMQPSQDTTDECETETQSDHTSHKDVKVKTDTVNKKDHEIKKVTSETQTPLPKSKFIYHTVQPGDTLWNIAQRYQSDINKIKKLNNINNSKNLRSGTRIKVPLNGG, from the coding sequence ATGAGATTGCAGAAGAAAGGAAATCGAAAAGCTTCACTTAACAAATACGTTGTTATGTTCTGCTGTGGATTTCTACTTTCAGGCTTTACAAGTTCTGCAAACGGTCCGGATACATTACCTCATATTCCGACATTTTCATTTCCACTGGATACCATTACAGGCCTGGTTGCTAACGAAAGGGAAATCCGTGCGGGTTTATTGTACGATGTGGAACGGGGTAAAGTAGTTTGGGAAAAAGATATGGATTATGCCTACCCTATCGCTTCCCTGACGAAAATGATGGTTTGTTTGTTGGCAATAGAAGATATTAATGCCGGAACGGTTTGTTTAGACGACCATATCACCGTTACCCGTACATATAGGAAAAAAATCCGCCGAAGAAGATATACTACATACACCGTTGAGGAGCGATATACCCTTGATGATTTATTGAAGATGGCTCTTGTTGCTTCTCACAATGAGAGTACTGTATGGATAGCCAAACATTGTTCCGGTGATTTACAAACTTTCGTAGAAAGAATGAACCGTCGGTCAATGGAATTGGGAATGACAAAAACCCAATATTCGAATCCTTCCGGTTTGCCTGCGATTATTCGTGAATTGGATAATAGCAGTTCCCCCAGAGACCAACTTATCTTATCACTTGAACTTTTGAAACATCCTAAATTGGTTGATATATCCTCTATCCCCTACGCTAATATTTACAATGGGAAAGGAAATATTAACTTCCGAAACCATAATGGACTCGTAATCACTTATGGATTAGAAGTAGATGGACTTAAAACGGGTTACACCAAAGCGGCCGGTTTTTGTTTAGCGGCTACTGCTAAAAGGGGAGAACATCGTTTGATCAGTATTGTATTTGGTTGCAAGAGTCCATGGATTCGAAATGGAATAGTGGCCTCTATGATGAACACTTATTACGAATCCATTAAACTTGGGCGACTGGGTGAAAGCGTACCGGATACCCAGATAGCCAGGGCTTTTCTAGATAGTGTTAATCAGGGTATCGCACGCATAGAACCGAATATAGAACAAAAAATTCCGGAGAACAGTAGTGATGAAAATTACGCTTACACCTATAAAACGGTTACTCAAAAAATAAAGAAGCCACATACCGTGCGTAGTGGTGAAAGTCTCGGGAAGATTGCCGAACGCTACAATGTAAGTGTAAATGAACTGAAGAAATGGAACGGTTTACGTGGTACTGTTATTCGCAAAGGGCAGAGAATTTATGTGTACTCCACAGTAAAAAAACGAATTCCCATTAAGCTTGTTGTTGACCCGGAAGAATCCATTGCAGATATGCAACCTTCGCAAGACACCACGGATGAGTGTGAAACTGAAACGCAAAGTGATCATACATCGCATAAAGATGTAAAGGTAAAAACCGATACGGTCAACAAAAAAGATCATGAAATAAAAAAGGTCACTTCGGAAACACAAACTCCACTGCCTAAATCAAAATTCATCTACCATACCGTGCAGCCCGGTGACACCCTTTGGAATATCGCACAACGGTACCAGTCTGACATTAACAAGATCAAAAAACTAAACAATATCAACAACAGTAAAAATCTTCGAAGCGGCACCCGCATAAAAGTCCCGCTGAATGGAGGTTGA